Genomic window (Oceanibaculum indicum P24):
GTTTCAACGACGGCGCTGGTGCAGTTCTCCGTGTTTCTGGTCTTTGCCGTGATCGGGCTGTTCGCCCTGCCTTATGCAGCGGAAAGCGCGTTGCTGCAGCAGCTCTGGGTCGCGTTCTGCGCGACCGCAGGCTTCTAGGCTTTAGGCTTACGCTTTACCTCAGTGACCGGCGGACGGCTTGGCGCCCGGCTTCATCTGGAAGCGGCGGCCGCAATAGGGGCAATCGACCTTGCCGTCGGCCCCCAGATTGAGAAAGACCCGCGGATGGCCCAGCGCACCGCCGCCGCCATCGCAGGCCACGCGCGTTTCCGTTACGTCGATGGTCTCGACAGGCTGCATGGTCGTCGCCATGTTCATGTTCCGCCTACTCCGAGGCCTGGCTAAGGCCCGATGATTTGCCCATTCGCTCGGCGGATGATACCCATTGCCGCCCCGCGATCAACTGTCGAGTGGTTCCATGACGGCTTTCGCCGACCGCAACACCCCTGTCCAGCCCGAAAACGCCATCGAAATATCGGGCCTCACCAAGCTCTACCGCGGCAAATCCGGCGAGAAGCTGGCGCTCGACCATGTCGATCTCGCGGTGCCGCGCGGCAGCCTTTTCGCCCTGCTGGGGCCGAACGGCGCGGGCAAATCGACGCTGATCAACATCCTGGCCGGGCTGGTGCGCAAGACCGAGGGCAGCGCGCGCATCTGGGGCATCGATATCGACGCCCATCCTCGCCAGGCCGCCAGCGCCATCGGGGTGGTGCCGCAGGAGCTGAACCTCGACGCCTTCTTCACCGCGCGCGAGGCACTGGACATCCAGGCCGGCATGTATGGCGTGCCGAAATCCGAGCGCCGCACCGACGAGATCCTGGCCCGCATCGGCCTGACCGACAAGGCGGACGCCTATGCGCGCAGCCTGTCGGGTGGCATGCGCCGGCGGCTGCTGGTCGGCAAGGCGATGGTGCACAACCCGCCGGTGCTGGTGCTGGACGAACCGACTGCCGGCGTCGATATCGAGCTGCGCCAGCAGCTGTGGAACGAGGTGCGCAAGCTGAACCGCGAAGGGGTGACGGTGGTCATCACCACGCATTATCTGGAAGAGGCCGAGGAGCTGTGCGACCGCATCGCCATCATCAATCATGGCAAGCTGGTCGCCTGCGAGAGCAAGGAGACGCTGCTGCGCCGGATCGACGGCAAGACGCTGAAGATCAGCCTGGCCGAACCGGTCGCGGCGGTCCCGCCGGCGCTCAGCCCGTTCGAGCCGGAACTGCAGCAAGGCGGCCGGCTGCTGGTCCTGCAGTACCGCCCGAGCCGCACCCGCATCGGCGATATCCTCGACGCGCTGGCCGCCAGCAGACTGTCCGTCGCCGACCTCTCCACCGAGGAGACCGACCTTGAGGATATTTTCTTGCAGCTAACTGCCAGCGGGCAGGACCGGCAGCGCAAGCCGGCCACGGCGGCATAAGGGGCCAGGAGGCCAGGATGCCAGGGCGGCGGCGCATCATGCGGGCATCGGCGCTGCTCCTGCTGTTTGCGCTGGGGCTGGGCGTGATGGCGCCGGGCTGCATCCCCGCCATCGGCATCCCGCCCTCCGATATGGTCCAGGCGACGCCGGCCCTGCTGTCGCTGCCCGAACCCGCCAGCGGCACGAAGCACACGCTGGCGCCGCCGCATACGCTGCCCGTCGCCGAGACGCATGGCGCGGCCCGAATGTCCGACGGGGTGGAACTGCCCTATGTGCAGTGGCGGCCGACCCTCCGCCCGGTCGAAGGCGTGATCGTGGCGCTGCATGGCTTCAACGATTACCGCAATGCCTTCGCCGCTGCCGGGCCGCTGCTGGCGGCATCCGGCCAGGCGGTCTTTGCCTATGACCAGCGCGGCTTCGGCCTGAATCCGCATCCCGGCAGCTGGAGCGGAGTCGGGCGCATGACCGCCGACCTGTCGCAGATGACGAAGCTGGTGCGCGCGCAATATCCGGGCAGGCCGGTCACGCTGCTGGGGGTGAGCATGGGCGGCGCCGTCGTGCTGTCCGCGCTGGCCCAGCCGATCCCGCCATCGGCAGACCGCGCCGTGCTCGTCGCGCCAGCCGTCTGGGGCCGCGCCACCATGCCGTTCTATCAGCGGGCAGCCCTCTGGCTGGGCGCGCATACCGTGCCCTGGATGACCCTCACCGGGCGCGGGCTGAAACGCTGGGCCTCCGACCATCTCGACATGCTGCGCCGGCTGGGCCGCGACCCGCTGGTGGTGAAGGAGACGCGGATCGAGGCGATCTGGGGTCTGGTGAACCTGATGGACGCAGCACTGGAGGCCGGCCCGCCTGCCAGCGTTCCCAGCCTCATCCTCTATGGACGGCACGACCAGATCGTCCCGGCCGGGCCGCTGTGCCGGCTGCTCGACCGCGACTGGGCGCAGGTGCCGCAGCAGCCGCGCATGGCGCTCTATCCCGAGGGCTGGCACATGCTGCTGCGCGACCTGAACGGCCCTCTCGTGCTGCGCGATATCCTGGCTTGGCTGGACGATGCGAAGGCGCCGCTACCCTCCGGCAGCGAGGCGCCCGGCGCCTGGCCGGACGGTCTGTGCGGCCCGAAGCGGCTTGCCGCGCCGGCTTCGTGACCAGAACCGCGCTTCCCTATTTGCATCGCCCCGCGGTTTCGCCTATGGTGCGCCTCGCAAAACGATGGCCGCCCGCGCTTCGCCCTGTGCTTCGCGAGGCCGGCACCGGATGCACCCGTAGCTCAGCTGGATAGAGTGCTGCCCTCCGAAGGCAGAGGCCGCAGGTTCGAATCCTGCCGGGTGCGCCATTTTCCCCGTCATTCAGA
Coding sequences:
- a CDS encoding ABC transporter ATP-binding protein; protein product: MTAFADRNTPVQPENAIEISGLTKLYRGKSGEKLALDHVDLAVPRGSLFALLGPNGAGKSTLINILAGLVRKTEGSARIWGIDIDAHPRQAASAIGVVPQELNLDAFFTAREALDIQAGMYGVPKSERRTDEILARIGLTDKADAYARSLSGGMRRRLLVGKAMVHNPPVLVLDEPTAGVDIELRQQLWNEVRKLNREGVTVVITTHYLEEAEELCDRIAIINHGKLVACESKETLLRRIDGKTLKISLAEPVAAVPPALSPFEPELQQGGRLLVLQYRPSRTRIGDILDALAASRLSVADLSTEETDLEDIFLQLTASGQDRQRKPATAA
- a CDS encoding DUF2644 domain-containing protein, with protein sequence MSKGTDDMRQPRHRVSTTALVQFSVFLVFAVIGLFALPYAAESALLQQLWVAFCATAGF
- a CDS encoding alpha/beta hydrolase, producing the protein MPGRRRIMRASALLLLFALGLGVMAPGCIPAIGIPPSDMVQATPALLSLPEPASGTKHTLAPPHTLPVAETHGAARMSDGVELPYVQWRPTLRPVEGVIVALHGFNDYRNAFAAAGPLLAASGQAVFAYDQRGFGLNPHPGSWSGVGRMTADLSQMTKLVRAQYPGRPVTLLGVSMGGAVVLSALAQPIPPSADRAVLVAPAVWGRATMPFYQRAALWLGAHTVPWMTLTGRGLKRWASDHLDMLRRLGRDPLVVKETRIEAIWGLVNLMDAALEAGPPASVPSLILYGRHDQIVPAGPLCRLLDRDWAQVPQQPRMALYPEGWHMLLRDLNGPLVLRDILAWLDDAKAPLPSGSEAPGAWPDGLCGPKRLAAPAS
- a CDS encoding zinc-finger domain-containing protein: MATTMQPVETIDVTETRVACDGGGGALGHPRVFLNLGADGKVDCPYCGRRFQMKPGAKPSAGH